A segment of the Cutaneotrichosporon cavernicola HIS019 DNA, chromosome: 6 genome:
CTGGCGGAACGCGCGTGGAAAGTCGCGCCcccgcgcgctcgaccggCAAGTCTCTCCCCAAgcccgcgcggcggctgcggcgtacctcggcgagcaAAGGGCCCACATGGCAAGGGGCCATCCAGATGGATCCCATACGGTTTTGCCGACCGTCCCATCCGTCTCCGAGGCCGGGAAGAAGGCGTCGTGTTTTGCAACCAGCGCAGAAAGGAGAgcggcatcctcgacaGCTGCCGCGACCATGAACGCCCTCAAGGCGCAGCATTCCCcacgcgtcgccgcccttTCGACTTGCAGAAGAACATGGTTGAGCGTCGGTCCAGCTTGCCATTTACGCAGGAAGAGCACGAGCGCATGCACACCGTCGAGGGTATACTCTACCGCGTTACGATCATTGTTGGATGGAGAGAGATTGCCTTCCGTCAGAAAatggaggagaagacgcAGGACTTGGGCACTCTCAATCTCCAGATCGGTGAACTCGAGATCAGGCGATCCAGTGCCGACAGATACCATGTCGCGAAATACGGGGCTGGAGTTAGCGGCTTCATACTAGTCATACctgagggagaggaggcggtaCGCGGGTACGCGGAACCGCACCCCGTCCGCGGAGAGGAGACACCATTCTCCTTCTGTCCAGGTAGCGTCGTCTCCCCCAACAACCTTTGGGGGAGGGTTACGAGCGCGAATGAGAACGCGTTCAAAAATAGACCCAAggagctcgccctcgtcgttAGACTCGGCCTCTCGGGTGAGTTGCCAAGCCCTAGCCAGAGCATATGCCCAAGTCCCTGGGCATACCGTGTGCATATACGCTGGCCATCCGGCTGgatcgaggacggggaAGTTGGGTGTACCGGCCCCGCTCCAGCCCCACCGCCGGTCCAGGGCGGATTGGAtcacgtcgcgcgcgagggcgggaCTGTCAccaacggcggcgagaacgaaggcgccgaggctgaACTGCGTGTCGAGCGCGGCTCGGACCGACTCAAACACCACATCTCGCAGAGGCGGAGCATCCCATGCCTTCAAgagacggaggagggggagtgCATCCTCCCACTTGCTGAGGGTGTAAGTTTTCGTCGccgcgagggagaggaacGCGCGGAGAGTGCTCGCGTTGGCTGGGGCGCGGACCAGCGATTGCGGCGGAGCCTGACGGAGCGTCGCGCTGGTGTTAGTAAACCCAAAGAGGAATTGTACCTGGAAGATTGGAGTTTGAGGGGGACGCGGAGGCGGACACCGTCGGCTGAGAGGAGGGCAATGTCGCCGTGTTGCCACTGAACGTCGTCGGTGTATGATACTGTCATTGtggctggaggaggagagcttTAGGTAGTGAGGTATAGGTGTTCGCGGGAATGTGACAAGAAGAGAGCTGTGGTGCAGAAGTCAGCCAAAAAATACCTTGATCAGTACTGTCTGTGCGTGATCAATGTGCGTGGGATGGTGGCTCGGCTTGCTTGGACCTCGCTATGTGCTCTGGGACGGCGGATAATGATTGAGTGGAGTGCGGGGTGTGGGGGAGGCCGGGACAATGCCGACGCAGTTGGGATTTTGCTTCACGTCACCTGAGTCGCAGCCAACTCAACCTGGGGCACGGTCCGAGCGGTGGCTGTGTGGCCGTCGTCATcggacgccaagctccgcTTGTCTTCCCGCTCATGACCGTGGGTCCGTCACTCCCGTCGATGGTCCGGGCGGACGTCGGGATGACTGGCGAGAATGAACaaggggagaaggaggaaTGGAGAAGCAcgttggtggcggcgccacCGCACGGCCCCTCGCGTATTAATCGACAGATCGATaaggcgaggcggccggATTGGTAGACTGGAACACGAGTGTGCCGAGGTATCCCGAGCAGGTAGCCCGAGCGGAGAGTATGAGAAAATAAAGGCGCGCGTGGGATGGGGCGGGCGCATGTAAGCGTGCGCACTTGCATGCAAGTGGCACATGTTCCTGTGATTTCTTAAGGAACTTGAGTAAACATGAGTGAGTGTTCTCTACATGTCCCACACTTTCCACACAAAGCTCACTTGCCCTTATTCTTCTGCCTCCCAGCTTTCAGATATCTACCTTGCATACAGTATACGTTTGGGTCACTTAGCCATCTTCCGACAGATTCGAAGAGCGTTCCACATCTAGGCAAGGTGGTAATCTAACATACGACAGCAAGACAAAAGTTCTGTGAGGAGGGCATATTGAGCTGGCACTTGGCTCGACAGTGATACAGCACCGGACTGTACAGGTACACCTTCGAATCCAGGTCTGAGCGGGCTGGTGGCATGTCAACGACGAAGGGAGTGGGATGCGTTACTTGTCAAGTGGCCAGCGCTCCGCGCTTTCGGGAGCGCCAGAATGACCGGTCGAGTTGTCCAAAGttgctcgaggaggaccagCTGCCCGCGAGTGTGCGCGTGTCAACATCCCTTCGACATGTTCCCGGTGAGTGCCGATGGGCCCAGGCTATCCCAGGAAGTGCTCTCGTTCTGGTTGAGGGAGATCGTGGCTCAGAGCGGGGCCGTAGAGCCCTCGCATGGATTCACGAAGGTGCCGATCGCGCTGCAAGAGTCACCCCCTCGCTACGATAACTCGACCAGGGGTGCGAACGGACGAACAAGTAGACCTTCgaaggggttgggtggTGTGCGACTACGTGGCTTGTAGCGGAAGTGAAGGAGGAGTTGTCAGATGTGTCAGTAGACCCGACTCTACATTACAAGAATACATATCCAAGTCTAGAGCTGTACTGGTCTGACCAATGGCGACGTGGGTTCGCTCCTTGCCTCGCCGTTCTCTCCTTCAGCCTTAACCCCATTGAGGTGGGGTTTGGGGTAATCGCCTCCAACAGGCTTGTAGTTACCGTCGATGCTCTCACCTACAGGCGGCAACTTTTTGATAACCCTAGCAGGGTTGCCAGCGACGACTAcgcggtcctcgacgtccttcGTTACAACACTGCCGGCCCCAACTGTAACCCCATTACCGATAGTCACTCCAGGACAGATGATGACTCCGCCGCCGATCCAGCAGTCGTCCCCGATCGTGATGGGCTTAGCCCACTCGGGCCCACGGAGGCCATTCCGTTCCTCTGGTAAGATGGGATGCGAAGGAGTGTAGATCTGGGTGTTGGCTGCGATCATGGTTCTGTGGCCGATGTGGATCggggcgacgtcgagccaAGTGTTGTTGGGGCCGATGAAACAGTCGTCCCCAATCGAGATGTTGAAGCCCTGGGGTTAGTCTTGCCTAGCGCCTAGCGGAGACTCACGTATTCGCACATGAACGGCGACATGATGTACGAGCCCTTGCGGTCGCCCTTGCGGAAATCAATAAACTTGGCAAACGCCTTCTGCCGGTCTGGGGTGCTGATGGTTGCATTCGCCTCAGCAAGGAGGGCGGCCGTGCGGTGTAGCAGAGCCTGGAGGTAGGCGTCGCCGTTGTAGGCGCGCCCGGCGACCATGTTGTTGAACTGGTCGGCCGACTGGCCGGGACcgggagggaaggggggtGGTGCCATGGTGATCAGGGAgtggagagatggagggggaaggagggggaaggagatgCAGATGCGGTGGAGCGGTTAGTGAGTGTCGGAGCGAGCGTGAGGGCGTGAGAGCGTTTGGTCAGAATGTCAAGCGAGTGTTggggcgtcgacgatggAGAATACGTTATGTGACTTTATACTGCGTTGTAGTTGGGATTGGAGCGGTGTCGGCCCAGGCCCGAGGAACAATCACCAGCCGGCTGATCCTTCCTGAATCTCGGAGCCTCGGTCGTCCTCCGAGATGACGCATGCATGCGGCGCGTCAACAACCCGTCAAGGATTGCTTGATTAGATTGTCAGAGGTGAACGCAGCGATCTTGTTTCTCCAATTCTCCATTCGACTGGGAAGTGAGCACTTGACTTCAGTCGACTTGGTTGGCTTTTGACTTTTCCCCACTATCATCCCCCTGTGTTCTATCTTCTTCCAGTGAGCGCGTGTCTTGTGTTCGTGTCTCGTTCGCGATGATGTTTCACACCTCACTACACGCAACACAACAACGGCAGCTGCTCGCTGCTGAGGTTAGCCAGAATACCGCCAAGCCAAATCTCTCAAGGAGGCGCGTCAATTGCGTCCCTTTCTTTCCAGGTGACTGAATGCCGCAAACGTGACTAACCTTGCCCTCAAATGGCGCAGTACCCAGAGGCTAATGTTGGCCACTcagcgtcgccgtcgccgaaTCCGAAATGCACGGGTTCAGCAAGCCACAGTACCAAGCCACGACACACGGACCGTGTCTCGTTTCCGCAAGCCACCGAGTCGACATTGTTGAGATTCTCAAGCAATACTTAAGCCCTCCATCTACCGTCCAACACAGTACACAAAAGCCACAAAGCATCGCATCACTTCACTTCACTTCACTTCACTTCACTACTCGACTACACTACACTCTCTCGAAATGGACCACGACATGAGCGGCATGAGCGGCATGGCTAGCTCGGCAATGACCAACATGATGAGCATGACCAACatgccctcggcgacgggcacggcagcggcggcggcagcgacTGGCATGGCGGCGGGAGGACACAGCATGGGCGGTATGGGCGGGTCCTGCAAGAGTACGCCGCTATTATTTTCCAGCTGACCCAAGTCTCAATGTTGTGGAACTGGACGACGATTGACGCGTGTTTCCTGTCACGCTCATGGCACATCAAAACCAAGGCCATGTTTGCCGGCAGCATTGTCGgcgtcttcttcctctgCATGTTGATTGAGGGTAttcgccgcctcgcccgcgagTACGACCGGCAGATCATCCGTGCCAACCGCACCGACAAGGGCCGCGTTTATCCGCCCACATTTGCCCAGCATGTCGTCCGGACGTTGGCTTATGGC
Coding sequences within it:
- the ctr4 gene encoding uncharacterized protein (Ctr copper transporter family) — translated: MDHDMSGMSGMASSAMTNMMSMTNMPSATGTAAAAAATGMAAGGHSMGVSMLWNWTTIDACFLSRSWHIKTKAMFAGSIVGVFFLCMLIEGIRRLAREYDRQIIRANRTDKGRVYPPTFAQHVVRTLAYGVQFTGAFLVMLLGMYFNVPMLMAIFFGHTFGYLAFGRDTCGDALVDSGCAC
- a CDS encoding uncharacterized protein (Maltose acetyltransferase) is translated as MAPPPFPPGPGQSADQFNNMVAGRAYNGDAYLQALLHRTAALLAEANATISTPDRQKAFAKFIDFRKGDRKGSYIMSPFMCEYGFNISIGDDCFIGPNNTWLDVAPIHIGHRTMIAANTQIYTPSHPILPEERNGLRGPEWAKPITIGDDCWIGGGVIICPGVTIGNGVTVGAGSVVTKDVEDRVVVAGNPARVIKKLPPVGESIDGNYKPVGGDYPKPHLNGVKAEGENGEARSEPTSPLVRPVQL